A single Dasypus novemcinctus isolate mDasNov1 chromosome 4, mDasNov1.1.hap2, whole genome shotgun sequence DNA region contains:
- the LXN gene encoding latexin — protein sequence MEINPTHFPASRAASVAVNCINYQQGTPHKVFLVHTVQQASMEDIPGKGHKYHLKFSVEEIIQKQVTVNCTAEVLYPPVGQDTAPEVNFTFEGEIGKNPDAEDTTFYQRLKSMKKPLEAQNIPDNFGNVSPEMKPVRHLAWVACGYIVWQNSTENTWYNMAKIQTVKQVQRNDDFIELDYTILLHDMASQEIIPWQMQVLWHPQYGTKVKHNSRLPKEALQNKP from the exons ATGGAGATCAACCCGACGCACTTCCCAGCCTCCAGGGCGGCCTCGGTGGCGGTGAACTGCATAAACTACCAGCAGGGGACCCCCCACAAGGTGTTTCTGGTGCACACGGTCCAACAAGCCAGCATGGAG GATATTCCGGgaaaaggacataaatatcaccTTAAATTTTCTGTGGAAGAAATTATCCAAAAG CAAGTAACAGTGAACTGCACAGCTGAAGTACTTTATCCTCCAGTGGGACAAGATACTGCACCAGAAGTCAATTTCACATTTgaaggagaaattggaaagaaCCCAGATGCAGAAGATACTACATTTTATCAAAGACTCAAGTCCATGAAGAAACCACTAGAAGCACAAAATATTCCAG ACAATTTTGGAAATGTATCTCCAGAAATGAAGCCAGTTCGCCATTTGGCATGGGTTGCCTGTGGTTATATAGTATGGCAGAATTCTACTGAAAATACATGGTATAACATGgcaaaaattcaaactgtcaagCAAGTG CAAAGAAATGATGACTTTATTGAATTAGACTACACCATTCTACTTCATGACATGGCATCTCAG GAGATTATTCCCTGGCAAATGCAAGTTCTCTGGCATCCGCAATATGGGACTAAAGTAAAGCATAATAGCCGTCTGCCAAAGGAAGCACTCCAGAATAAACCATGA